CTTCAAATTGATGCTCTCACAGCGATGTACCAATGGAGACATGAAGAAAGCTTTGTGCAATTGTGCTGTGTAAATTCGTGTTATTTCAGTGATGCAGGAGCAAGTCCCCACCCATTCACCAAAAGGCGTCCCAGCTGCCCTGTAGAAACAAGATATCATTTCTCTCATCATTGTTTTTGCCAGTTTTCTTGTTTGGTATGGAAGTTGAACTCGAAAAATAAAGCAAAGTTATTTTCAGTTTAGGAAAAAATCAGAGAGGTTTAGGTAAAATGGCACAGAAGGTGGATTAACTGTCCAAAAATCAAGGTGAGGAAGTCTTGAAAGCAGGGCAGGAGGCTGTAATGCAGCTTAAGATCCTATTTTGCCGAGCTTTTGCTTTAGCTGGGACGCAAAAGAAGTTTCATGTATTGCCAGTTCCACAGTCTACTCCACAAATCTTGGATGTGACACAGATTCTTAAACATGCTCTATTTGATAAACCAGGAACCATTTGCTGCATTTTGAGGGACAGAACAATGTCGCCAATTAGCCTAGCTTTTTTGTAAATCCTCTACTGAATAAAACTAAAACTTCCTTGGTTGCTGCTGCTGCCCTACTCCAGTTGTTGGTGCAATTCTAAAGCATTTTAATCCAATAACACGCCTTCCATTGTTATACAAGGATCCTGGTAAATCATATCCAAATCTCTGGCTGATCAACACACCTCCCTACATGTCACTATTACAGAAAATCTATTAAATTAAGTGGGCAGCCGCAATCATATTTTTGAGTTTAGGAAGCCAAGAGCTCCATCAAAGGAGAGATTGCAGGGCACTTGAAACCTAAACAGCAAAACCTGACGTAaaattttcaaaagcatccaataATTATAACACcacaaaagaaaaatataatccGAAGGTGCTGCAAGCTAATTGCTTTCCATCTCAACAATGTAGCACTGTAAGAACTAGGCAAACATTTCAACAGAAACTTTTCCTTCAAACACCTCCCATACGCAAACAGTTGTGTGCCATGACAATCAAGCTAAGTAGGCATTTATGGAAGAAACCATCAACCCATGAACTGTTCCTTCTGGACCATTAATAATGTCTGAAAAACAGCCCACCTTCACCGACCAAACAAAAATCTCAAACGAATATAGGAGTTACTGCACAAATCACTTCTCCACTCTGGTCTGATGCTGAGGAAACAAATGGCCTATAAAGGAAATGTCCTAAAATTACAATATGGAACAAGTCCCGTGGACAAACGATTCCATCCATAGATGCACTTAGCAGATAATTGGTTAATGGCTATAAACTGAAGTGGAGGGAAACATTAGTGTGCTTAGAAAATGTCTCAAAGCAAAAGCCTGATGAAACAGTCCAAATTTTAATTTTGTCATCATCTGCTCCAGTAGTCAACATTTGTGAATCAGGCAAATACACAAGATAGTTCACATCAAAGTAATGACAAAGCTGTTTCAGTATATAACTCTGTGAATGCCATTCCCACACAAGTAGTTGCTGCGCTTTGCACACCCAAATGTTACCCAATTGTCAAGCTCATTAAAACTGCAGTTTTAATCTTCTCTCTCAATAATGACAAAAACAGAATGCACACAAGATCAGGCATCTGATATTAATCCAAATTCCACAACATTTGAAAATTGCCAACCAGCAGATCAAGTCACTAATGACAATCACATGCAATCAAGTTTGTTGGGCCGCAAAAATTATCCTTCCTCCAAAATTTCTGCTTTCCCCGATGCAAGTAATCCTTGCATTCATTATACCTGCTTTCTCATTCATGTTCTTCCTCTTATTCACATTATCACCAATACTCATCACCAAAATTTGGTCACCATCCTTGCGTGTCTGTAAGTGTAATCTTGCATAACTAGTGAAAGAAGCTCTGTATTTTCCTTGGCCAATTTTTACCAGATTTAACATCAATGCAATCTCAACTCTATCCCCAATTAAATATAAAGCACCCAGTTGAATAAACCCTACTGGCACTGTTCATCTTTTTATCAGCCTCCAAAATGCAACTCACAACATATTCCTATGACCCAAAAACCATGAAAAAATTATTGTCAACCCCACTCAATTTCTTCATGCAAAACATCTTCATGTTCAAATCTTTCAAGCCAACGAGCATATAATTGGACTCCACTCTAATGCTTTGTGCTTTGCATCAAAATCAGCAAAAGTCCTAATCAATTCAAATGGGAAACTCCCTTTTTGAACCCCAGATATGCTGCTAAATTTGGACTAATGTACCAGTGGGGTGGTGATGAGAGTGCCGTTGGCTGACTTTGCAGGTGTTCACagggttcttgaatgtgataaaGTGGAGAACCACATGGCAGCATAAGTTGATGAAGAGGGTGTGAGAGTTATTGTCAACCATGAGGACTAAGATGCTGTCGGTGAAGACGGCGGGCAATGTGGTCATGTTGGAGGATGATTGGTGAAGGAGGGGTTAGAGATTGAAAGGAAAGGAAATCAGGGATGGAGGTATGATGTCTGATGGGGTAGAGGAAGGTATTGGAGGTGACGATGGTGTTGCCGCCTTGGTGTGGTGCTCCCAGGAGGTTTTTGAACCTGAAATTCAAAGTGGTTTGAGGGTGGGAAAGCTTGGAATATGACATTGTGTGTGAACTAACACCCTAAGAATCAGGACActtgataacaaaaaaaattcaagattGCATAAGGATTTAACAAGATGTACCTCATCTCACATCATTGCCATCTtctacaaaattttattttccactTCGACAAATGTCaagtttggtttgcagaatgaaATGGAATGGGAATGGCACATACCAAGCATATAGTAAGACAATATGGTTTAACAATATTCACTTGTAATTATGAGACATGCCTAGAACAGGGATGATACCTAGAGAACGTTCACCAAGCAaacagtactaatcaatgcagactaagaaaaatgttttcatgcaCAGATAGCAGCCTAAAATTAGCTTTTAGAGAGTACAAACCATCTATATTGGCAAATGAGTCCCGAGGCAAAGAGGTacccaaaaagaagaaaaaacaagTCGATGGATATCAAAAATCCTTATCCCTGTTCAGGAAACTTCAACATTGCAAGCTAGAACAAGTAAACACCCACCAGCAACAACAGATGCAGGCACCCGCAAATAACAATATAGCGCAGGCACAATTTAGATTATGCATGCGAAATTATAAAGCTATATAAGGATCAATTATATCCTCACAATGGTACAATCACATCATAACAGATGACGCGATGAcctcaagaaaaaaaatttcacttCAAATAACATTAATGCTCACCCTCGGCGACATTAAATGATATAGCCAACAATTAAAACCCAAATCTCAGAACAaccaaccaccccccccccccggcggggGGGATTTAAATAGATAAGAAATATCAAAACCTTTCTGCCAATCTAGCGCTGACTGCCCTAAGTTTTGAATACACCTTGCCAGCAGGGGAACCCAAAATGAGGCTGCAAAGAGAATCCCTCGCAATTTTAATATTGGCAAAAGATCCCAATATGTGAATCCTTGTGTCCGCAATCACGATCCGCGTCCTTGTGGCGTTCTCAATGGCGAACTTCGTTTTACCTCCTTTGCCTGACAGTCTTCCAATAGCACGGGAAAGGTGCTCGTTCCTCAGGGTCTTCACATCCTTGATCTCAAACGAATCCACATAGAGCTCATCCATACGCAGAAGGGCAATTGCATCTATGACATCAAATCCCAACATGAAAGCGTGAACGAAATCGGCACACTTTTGCAGATTGCTGATATCGGGAGTGTCGGGTTTGGTCTTCAATTCAACCCTACGAGCCTTGAGATTCATACGGATATCAATCTTCATCTGCTCGTATATGGGGTTGTAGATGTCCTGCCAAGCTTTCTTGAGAGGCGCGTACCGATGCGCTGGGACGGGGACTTTCCGAAATTGAACTCGACCATCAGATATCTCGTGAGCCTTCAATGGCTCAAATTTTGGCTTCGATGGAAGATTTTCAGATGCTGGTTTTGTCCCGGACGAGACCTTTTCGATCTCCATGGAGGCGCAGTTGTTAGCCTCGTCCGACTCCACGGTAGTTTTTGAGCTTGAGAGGGAGGCGAGGGGAAGCGACTGCCATCCTAGGGTTTAGACAGAATCCGGGGGTTTTAGActcttattaattttattttttttaaaaaaaattattttaaaaaatacaatatttgtaggaataaataaataataatgaatattATTGAGTTAGTGTTGGgtggtgtttgggagcatggattacTCACCTTAAATCTTCATTTGAGTGGATTTTGATAAGtatcaatataattttttattgaatCTATTCAATGCCTCTCCAGATTGAAGGTCTCTCCAAATCCAATACTATATTTTTTctttgtgaaaataattttattttaaattttttatataattataaaactgccactttatttttcaatttttcaaaatttgtataaaaaagttggaaaatatttttttcagatTTTTAATTCTTTTGTATGGAATTTGGAATTTAAATGTTAAAACTTTCATTTGAGtgaattatatataaattttcttttaaatttatacaaatttaaattcaaactcaaaaatttataattttaaatattatcttatataaatttaaaaaatttgtcatCTTCAAATCCAACATGTCCAATATAGAAGTTTTAAGTTTAATCATTGAAACATGAGACTTATTTGTAGGAATATGAGAAGatgattatttttaattttaatcttAGAGCccatttagttttgaaaaaaaattattttatatgtttatattttttaaaaattataaaaatagttatatatatatatatatatatatatatacatatatatttccaTTAGGCCATTCTACCACAAAACTCATCACCGACTTTTCCCATTCAGGAATCAATCAAACTAGAAAGACTACTTGTGCTTTGCGGTGggataatctaaaaaaaaatacatataaaataaattaaaaaataaatctaaatattAAGACCAATGTTAACAAtacaaaattgcaaaaatatataattatagaaTGGAGTTTGAACTTAAATACAATTGTACTATTAGTAAAGGTGTATAGGAAAAATATATCTAGAATAGACAATTTCATTAAATAGTACCTTTAAAGCATAAATtagataaaaaatatttaagtataatTTTTGTGTGTGTTTTTAGTGAGATTAATTGTTAATTAAATCATGAGAAAGATAGATTAACTTAACTTCCTTAATCAGTGGAAAACTTGGAAAATACAAAATTGCAACAATATATCATTTTAGCATGCAACTAAACATTACTTTGAAACACATAAAGTATAAACAATATTTaagtataaatttttttatatgtttttagTGTGATTAATTGTcaataattcatttaaaaaataaatcaatttaacttgATCAACTGACAACTTTAACAATAGGAAATAATTTTTTAGAGAAGTAATCAAATATGTTTAATCAAAGGGAAAAAAATTTTCACCATTAGTTGTCAAAAATGATTTGTGAAGAAAGGCTAGTAGTAAGACTCTCTTTTTCTGCTAGAAGTCCAGCTAtcatgtataaaataaataaataaataaaggatgaaaagaaaatcaaaagaaaagagagagaaaaagatggGTCCACCTACATCAAACAATAAAAGTGGGTGGGAGAAACAAAATTTGTTTGTACCACGTGTTAGCTACGCATGAACctaaagggttcaaaatcatATCTCTAATTTTAGTGCagaaaaattatattgtattgttatatatatatatatatatatatatatatatatatatatatatatatattgtaatggATGGGGAATAGATTTTGGAGATATGGTGTATAGTTTTTTGGTAGTGAAAGGTGGGCATGAAAAGAAATCCATTGGGTGGACTACTTGGGGGGTTTGCTTTGCAACCCTACTTATCAATCATCAATACAAGTTGTTTATTCTTGAATATCTTGAATCGATTCAAACCCATTGGTGGGGTATTCTTCTTCCTCAATGTTGGAATTTTTAATGAAATGAAAATTAGTTGTCTTTTATATTGAATCCGAAAATATTTAAATCATCTCCAAGCTTACattgaaaatgtttaaaaatttatttatgatattagaaatattaaaaaaaaccaatatcatcaaaacatTTCCTAAGCATGCTGATGATCTATGTTATTCTATAAAATTGtaatttaatgataatataaaatttatatttatagcaTAATGCTTTGTTAAATTTATTAtgcattaaaataatgaaatttttatgatacttttaaaatatatatttttaaacatgTACATGCATGAATTTTTTTATTGATACACACACAAACGTCCACATACATAAGCAAAGAttataaacaatatttttctctaCTTACCACGGTGTCTTGATTTCTCTACTTCAATTGCAAACTCGAAacatatataaacaatattttttaaagtttgttcatcattatatatattaatCTCGGTCCTGATTTCTTATATGGGCATTTATTAGATTTTTTTAGGGCGCTTGATTTTGTATTAGGCAAAGATTATGTTGATTTTAATTTATAATGATGctttatgccacacaaattataAGGTCTGTGTAAATATGCTTCTATCTCGATGATGATTGCTAGCTTATTCATGAGATATCACCTTTCACCCTTGCTTGCTGCAACAAGACCACTATACCAATGCCATCGACGCTTGACCTACATAGGTTGCACGGACCTAGTCGAAGACATCGTTAAAACAGTGAAGTGGAAGTTGAAGTAAATGAACTTATAAGAGATGTTGGAACAATTCATGATTTCTTCTTTACTTGTTTCTGTTGAAAAAGTCAAGGCAATCttcttttttttggttttgggatgttcAGCATTTTGTCTTTACACATTAAGTAGTGCTCTATAGGAGTTAGTTTACATGTTTAGTAATGCTTGTGTTTAGTGCCTATTTTTTATGCTTTAGTGCCtatttttgtgtttttaattGTTGTGTATTAGCCTATATAAAGGTCGTTtgtgtgatgaataatatgtgtGGAGTATCTCCAATCAAAAGCTCTTCTCTCCTATTATTTCTATTAGTAGTATCGGAACCACAGGTTCCAGGTTGCATTGAGTGGttccaaagaaagagagagaattagTAAAGCAAGAGAGTTCCTGAGATAAGAGTGATATGACAGTAACTCTATTTTATTTTGCAGCAGCAAAACTATGGCAATTGAAAATTTTATCCAACCAGCCATTCCTCGCTTTGATGGCCACTATGACCATTGGAGCATGCTTATGGAGAATTTCATGCGCTTTAAAGAGTATTGGCAGGTGATTGTTTCCGGGGTAACAGAACCAGCAGCCGGTACAATGTTAATGGATGCACAAAGGACAGAGTTATAAGCGATGAAGCTGAAAGATTTGAAGGCGAAAAACTACCTTTTCCAATCATGTGATCGTTCTATCTTGGAGAAAATTCTTTGCAAAGATACCTCCAAGCAAATTTGGGATTCTATGAAGAAGAAGTACCAAGGTTCCGAAACGGCAAAGAGGCAGTAGCTTCAAGCACTTCATACGTAGTTCGAAACACGTCGAATGAAGTCGGGAGAATCAGTTTCAGATTATTTCTCTTGGACAATGGTGATCATGAACAAGATGCTAATCCACAGCGACAAGACGGAGCATGTGACCATAGTAGAAAAGATTATTCAATCCATGACaccaaaatttaattttgttgtTTATTCCATATAAGAATCTCATGATGTTGATGAACTATCAATTGATGAATTACAAATTTCCTTGTTGGTTCATGAACAAAAAATTAACTAGCGGGAGAAAGATGAACAAGCATTGAAGGCCTTGTTAGAAAATCACTCTACACCAAGTAGAATTAATAGAGAACGAGGTAGAGGCGAAGGTTGAGATAAAGGAGGCAGAGAAAATAATGATCATGGAAATCAACAGCTGTGAGTTAAGGTGTAATcacaaaaggggggtgaattggatatttaaaaatttatgcaagTACTTAAACGATTTTTGCTATGATTTCAACCAAGTGATCTAACTACACAtatacaattaatattcacaacacatatgaacaaatataaatgtgctaaaattaaagagattagaGAAGAGAGAATAAAACCTGTATTTTTATAAGGTTTAGCAATCCTTGCCTACGTTCTTACCTTAAgtaacccacttaaggattccactatgtactccttcaataggcggaaAAACCCCTCTCTTTCAGTTGGCGGAGATGTCTTTACAATCTCTCATTCAATAGGCGTAGTTGCCTCTCTCCTTCATTAGGCAAAGatgcctctctcctttacttaggcagagttgcctctctccttcaataggcgaagatgtctctctccttcactaggcagagtcgcctctctccttcactaggcGGAGTTGCCTtgctccttcaataggcggagatgCCTTGCTCCTTCAATAGACGGAGATGCCAATACAATATGGAATCAATAGAAATTGATATATAAATAATCCTCCAAACTTGAGCAGATAAGTACAATAAAAATATCACATTAATACACTCTCAATATGATTATGAATGAAGCTCAAGGATTTACTAGAATGTGAGCACTTGAAAGATGAACAAAGAATTTGTAAAGTGCTTGAAAAAGATTTTTACTAAAGTTCAAAAGCTTGGATTCAAGTATGAGTGATACCAATAATACTACAAATAAAATCCAATATTTtctcatattttaaaaaaaaagtttagaaatttgtatttataggcaagataaTGAACTTTCCGTTTTATGACTGTTgggctttaaaaaaaatttattacttTTAAAACTAGCCGTTTTTGAGCCATTGCTGTTTGAATCCTGCCGACTTGGTTGCCCGAATTGGGATTTGGTCACTTGAATGTCCTAGAgatgaaaatcacaaaagttaGTAGCGATTTACGATCGACTGAATTTTGGATTCGGTCaaaattcagtcgaccgaactatgtgttcagtcgcccgaactcTGCGTTCGGTTGCCCGAGTTTCTGGAGCTGGAATTTccaaaagtcagtagcaaatcGGTCGCCCAACTACCTAGAATTCATTTTGTGCACTTCTAGTAGCAATTAGGTCGACTGAATGCTTTGTTTTAGTCGTCTGAACTTCCTAAAGCCTCAAGACCCttagtttttcattccaaaaatgatttaacactttgaaatcatttttgcacatttataaaatgattttctatgaaatatagagtgcATAGGGTCCAATTAAGGTCACCTAAGAGCttcttcacataatcaatgaTCGTGTACTCACATAGGTCCTAATTGCAATATACAAAACAAGATTTTCCAAGTCTTCACGCTTAGTCTTTATAGTCTTCATGAACATAGCCCAATAGATTTAGCTTGTACGGTTCATGGCTTCCAATTTGCATCTTTTTATTGTGCTTAAGAACTTTAATTCCTGTGAACATACttaatagcacaattagatgccttggtttgtcattacaAAAACAggattaaaccttgttaggccaacaacaacaacacaatCAGAATCAAGAAAATCAATTTCAAGGGAGAGGAAGAGGACATGGAGGCCACCATTCAATAACTTATAAACCAAAATTAGCAAACAAGTCCAATGTTGAATGCTACAAATTTCATAGGTATGACCATTATTAGTCAGAACGTCGAACTAATTTGAATAGACATAGTGGAGAAAGAACTAACTttgcagaaaaagaagaagaagtgtCTTTTTTTATGGCATGTCACGTGAATGAAGAAACTCAACA
This region of Malania oleifera isolate guangnan ecotype guangnan chromosome 10, ASM2987363v1, whole genome shotgun sequence genomic DNA includes:
- the LOC131166862 gene encoding uncharacterized protein LOC131166862 translates to MEIEKVSSGTKPASENLPSKPKFEPLKAHEISDGRVQFRKVPVPAHRYAPLKKAWQDIYNPIYEQMKIDIRMNLKARRVELKTKPDTPDISNLQKCADFVHAFMLGFDVIDAIALLRMDELYVDSFEIKDVKTLRNEHLSRAIGRLSGKGGKTKFAIENATRTRIVIADTRIHILGSFANIKIARDSLCSLILGSPAGKVYSKLRAVSARLAERF